The following proteins are co-located in the Streptomyces sp. DT2A-34 genome:
- a CDS encoding exodeoxyribonuclease VII small subunit: protein MTSKVEEALGYEQARDELIEVVRRLEAGGTTLEESLALWERGEELAKVCRRWLEGARARLDAALAEEAEAEREDGQDDS from the coding sequence ATGACCAGCAAGGTGGAAGAGGCCCTCGGGTACGAGCAGGCCCGGGACGAGCTGATCGAGGTCGTACGGCGCCTGGAGGCGGGCGGTACGACGTTGGAGGAGTCCCTCGCGCTCTGGGAGCGGGGCGAGGAGCTGGCCAAGGTGTGCCGGCGCTGGTTGGAGGGGGCGCGGGCGCGGCTGGACGCGGCACTCGCCGAGGAGGCCGAGGCCGAGCGGGAAGACGGCCAGGACGACTCGTGA
- a CDS encoding malonic semialdehyde reductase: MSLVLDSAAQDLLFREARTANSFTDEPVTEEQVQAIYDLVKYGPTAFNQTPLRITLVRSAEARERLVQHMAEGNQAKTAAAPLVAILSADNEFHEELPHLFPAFPQAKDLFFSERAARENAAGMNAALQTAYFIVGVRAAGLAAGPMTGFDFEGVRKEFLDDDHTPLMVVNIGKPGPDAWYPRSPRLEYDQVITTV; the protein is encoded by the coding sequence ATGTCTCTCGTTCTTGACTCCGCCGCCCAGGACCTGCTGTTCCGCGAGGCCCGCACCGCCAACTCCTTCACCGACGAGCCGGTGACCGAGGAGCAGGTCCAGGCGATCTACGACCTGGTCAAGTACGGCCCGACCGCCTTCAACCAGACGCCGCTGCGCATCACCCTGGTCCGCTCCGCCGAGGCCCGTGAGCGCCTGGTGCAGCACATGGCCGAGGGCAACCAGGCCAAGACCGCCGCCGCCCCGCTGGTCGCGATCCTGTCCGCGGACAACGAGTTCCACGAGGAGCTGCCGCACCTCTTCCCGGCCTTCCCGCAGGCGAAGGACCTCTTCTTCAGCGAGCGCGCGGCCCGTGAGAACGCCGCCGGCATGAACGCCGCCCTCCAGACCGCGTACTTCATCGTCGGCGTCCGCGCCGCCGGCCTGGCCGCCGGCCCCATGACCGGCTTCGACTTCGAGGGCGTCCGCAAGGAGTTCCTGGACGACGACCACACCCCGCTGATGGTCGTCAACATCGGCAAGCCGGGCCCCGACGCCTGGTACCCGCGCTCCCCCCGTCTGGAGTACGACCAGGTCATCACGACGGTCTGA
- a CDS encoding DUF4245 domain-containing protein, which translates to MAGSNGKQKSVRNMVLSLGVTVLAAGVIYLFVPHEDGAPDLPRVDYRVELLTARRAASYPVVAPQGLPESWKATSVRFKGDDFDAWHLGFHIPGGEYVQVEQSAEKPATFLEEATQGGQATKVTEEIGDRTWTRYTGGRYDALVHQEKGATTVVAGTASFEQLTRMAKALQAH; encoded by the coding sequence GTGGCAGGTTCGAACGGCAAGCAGAAGTCGGTCCGCAACATGGTCCTCTCCCTGGGAGTGACCGTGCTCGCGGCGGGAGTCATCTATCTCTTCGTTCCCCATGAGGACGGCGCTCCCGACCTCCCGCGGGTCGACTACCGCGTCGAGCTGCTCACGGCCCGCCGCGCGGCGTCCTACCCCGTGGTCGCGCCGCAGGGCCTGCCCGAGTCCTGGAAGGCGACCTCCGTCCGCTTCAAGGGCGACGACTTCGACGCGTGGCACCTCGGCTTCCACATCCCCGGAGGGGAGTACGTGCAGGTCGAGCAGTCGGCCGAGAAGCCGGCGACCTTCCTGGAGGAGGCCACCCAGGGCGGGCAGGCGACCAAGGTCACCGAGGAGATCGGCGACCGGACGTGGACGCGGTACACGGGCGGCCGGTACGACGCCCTCGTGCACCAGGAGAAGGGCGCGACGACCGTGGTGGCGGGGACGGCGTCGTTCGAGCAGCTGACGCGGATGGCGAAGGCGCTGCAGGCGCACTGA